In the Symphalangus syndactylus isolate Jambi chromosome 17, NHGRI_mSymSyn1-v2.1_pri, whole genome shotgun sequence genome, TCTAGTGCTGCCTGAACTTCTAATTTTTCAAAAGTtgctaaaaattataattttggggtgaaatttcctactttttttttcttcaaaccaTAGAAGGGAAGTGGTCAGACTGTGGATacctttttaagaaactgacttGCAGATGGACTAGATGAAGGGCAAGGAGAGGAGTCAAGGAAGAGCCCAAGTATTTTTGGCCTGTGTGATTCAAAGAATGTATGTACCATCTGAGATGGGAGAGGCTATGGTAGGAGTAGTTTCAGTAGGGAGGGggtgtattagtcctttctcacactgctatgaagaaataaccgagactgggtaatttataaagaaaaggctgggcacggtggctcacgcctgtaatcccagcactttgggaggccaaggtggacagatcacaaggtcaggagattgagaccattctggctaacagggtgaaaccctgtctctactaaaaatacaaaaaaaaatattagccgggtgtggtggcacacacctgtaatcccagctactcgggaggctgaggcaggacaatggcgtgaacctgggaggcggagcttgcagtgagccgagattgcaccactgcactccagcctggctacacagcgagactgtctcaaaaaataaaaaaattaaaaaaagaattttaattgactcacagttccacatggctggggaggcttcaggaaacttacaatcatgacagaaggcacctcttcacagggcggcaggagagagtaTGAATGCCAGATGAaggaggaagccccttataaaactatcagatcttgtaagaactcactaccacaagaacagcatggggaaaactgctcctatgactcaattatctccacttggtcccacccttgacatgtaggtattattacaattcaagatgagatttgggtggggacatagaaccaaaccatatcagtgggtaGGAAAGGTGGGATTCAGTTTGGAACATATTACATTTGAATGCTTATCAAATTACCAAAGTGGAGATGTCAAATAGGCTTCCACTGTATGATTCTGAAGTTTAGAGGACAGTTCTAGGCCAAAGATATAAATCTGGGAATCCCAAGAATATGGGGTTTATTTGAGACTTCAAATTGGATGAAACCAGCTTGAGAATGTAAGTGGAAAAGCTATGAAGACTCAGAACTGACCTTCGGGGCATCCCAATATTTAAAGGGCAATGAGATAGAATCAGCAAAGGAGATTGAGAAAGAGGAGCctgtgaagttgaatgggaatcACAGGGAGTTATTTCCCAGAAGGCAACTAAAGAAAGTATTTCAAGTAGGGAGGCGTGACTGACTGTGACAAATGCTGTTAATAAACAGAATGgcataaaaactaaaaagccaTGACCTTGAGTAAGTTACGAGAGCAGAGTGAAGATTATAAAGTCTGATTAGGAAGAGTTTAAGAGATGACGGGAAGAGAGAATATACAGAGACAACTCTTCCAAGAAGTCTTagtataggctgggcgtggtggctcatgcctgtaatcccagcacttggggaggctgaggcaggtggatcacttcaggtcaggagctcgagaccagcctggacaacgtggtaaaaccctgtctctactaaaaatacaaaaattagccaggcatggtggcacatgcctggaatcccactgtaatcccaactactcaggaggctgaggcaggagaatcacttgaacccgggaggcggagcttgcagtgagctgagatcacgccactgcactccagcctgggcgactgagcaagactccatctcaaaaaaaaattttaaaaagtcttagtaTAAAGAGTAGCAAAATAATGGAGCAGCAGTAGGAGGAGTACATGGAGTCAAGACTGGGTTTCTGACTGTGTGCAGAAGGAAATGATTCAGTAGAGGCAAACAAAGTATGATGCAGGTAAGAAAGGGAATAATTGCTAGAACTATGTCCTCATGGGGGGAAACAGGGATGGATTGAGGTATACAAGGGAAAGGCTGCCTGTAGATAAGAGCATGGGCACTTCATTAAGAGGAACAGGAGAGAAGACAAGTGGAGCAAATGGGTCCTCATACAGGCTGAAAGATGTGATGACAGGTGCATGTGGGAGTTCTTTCTGATTGCTTCTCTTTTCTTAGTCAAGCTGGAAGCAAGGTCAATACCTAAGCATGTGGAGCATAGAGGAGATGTTGAGGCTTTGAAGAAAGAGAATATATAAGACATGCGTGGTCCCTGCTATCCCAGTGTTTACAGTTtagtaaaacaaaaaaccaaaaaccaaaaaaccaggtACATACAAGTGAGATGACTTGCCAAAAGAGGAAGCACCGGTGCcatgaaaagaaaacacaaatgccACCAAAATTTAACTGTGGCTAGTGGCAGGGGGCATTTCTCCCAAAGGAAGACATCATTTAGAGCACAGATCAGCAAACCCTTTCTATAAAGAACCAggtaatattttaggctttacagaCCATACAGTTTCTggcacaactactcaactctgcccttgTACTTTGAAAGCAGTCATAAATAATACATAACAAAGGAGCATGActgtgtcccaataaaactttatttacagaaatagGTAGCAAGCCaatttggcccacaggccataGTTTGTTGAGCCCTGATTTAAATGGAGACTTACAAGGGTAAGAAAGAGTAGAGTCAAGAGGTAGCAGCAAAGCAGAAAACGCATTTCACATAGAGGAAAAATAATGTGTAAAGGCCTGATGCTCTTCATATTTTGAATTCCCACTTTCATTCTCTGCCCAAGGGTGCTAGACTAACTTTCCTACACGATTGTTTTTTAATGTtacggtctttttttttttttgagacgaagtctccctctgttgcccaggctgaagtacagtggcacaatctcagctcactgcaacctcgacctcccgggttcaagcgattttcctgcctcagcctcccaagtagctgggactacaggcatgtgccaccatgcccggctaaattttgtatttttagtagagacaggttggccaggctggtcttgaactcctgacctcaagctatccgcctgccttggcctctcaaagtgctgagccaccgtgcatggccttAATGTTACTCCCTTATCCAAATATCTACAAGGGCTTCCTATTATCTGATATTTCAGGTCTAAACACCTCTAACCAAATTTCTATAACCTATTTGGACATTACCTCCATTTGAATCAGAAGAAGCCATTACAACAGTGGTTTCCAAACTGTATTGCACATTAGAATTACCTGGGTGaaaagaagctttaaaaaatccTGATGCTCAGGCCGAACTCTATACCaataaatcagaaactctgggtatAACACACAAACATCAGAATTTCTGTAAAGCTCCCCAGGTTATTCCAACATGAAGTCAAATTTGAGAACAAGTGCACTATAATACATATTCATATGCTCATTTCCATATCCATGTGGGCTTTTACAACATATTCTGccttctctactaagaatatTTACCCTAATTTTCTCTATTCATTCATCCTTCtgaaatttcatttccttttgctgGAAGCTTTCTTGGATTATGCCAGCACATACACACAACTACAcgtgttgttgttgctgttgttgttgttttaaacagTTGTCATcttcatttatataattatattcttttttccccatcaAGAACCTTATTTTATAACTACCTTTAATTACTAGTTATTTTGAGAACGCCTAATATCCCTAACCAAGGTGATATGATCTTTTCCAGCTGAGAAAGTatcttacacttcttttgtgtCTCAAAGCATTTAGCACAGCTCTAATCAGCAAATAGATGGCATTCAATACACATCTACTAACTCATCTCTCTCTGCTTAATAAAGGACTATAAGCAATGGTCTGAAAACACCCTTTTGTTTATGTGACTTTAAAATCAACTGAAAGATGAATCTCACAAAAATAATATTGTGAGAGAAGCCAGGTACAAAAGAATATTTACTGAGTCATTCCATATATACAAAGTTAAAAGACAGGTAAATGTAATTTGTGTTAGAAGTCAGGATGCTGGTTATCTTTGCAAAGGAGGAAAGGGGCAGTAATCAGGAGGCAAAGAGGATGCTTCTGGGGTGTGACTCACAGTTAAATGCACCATGTGATAATTCACTGAGCGGTACATTGACCTGTGCACTTTTCTACATCTGTTAAATTCaaacagaaaagtttttaaacatCTAGGCACCAACCTAAAAAATCTATATAACCATCTCCTTTTCCAAAATAACCTATTTCTTACAAACTTTGCAAATTAAACTGATTTGAacacactgaaaataaaagaaaatgaactatttgtgaaatgtcttaaaaatgaacattaaaaaaacaaagtttcaaaCCGGGTCTTAGTTAAGGTGGTAAAGAATACAATAAACATGACACAAACCTAAAATAATTCTTACATTCTATgttaagttaattttaaaaatgctatacCTGTACATCCAGTCGCCATTCAAGGTTATGATAACTGGGAAGGCTTGGTGCCAATTCATTCAGAATCGTTCTGATCTCCTTTCTGTTGTCCAGATAAAGCTGAAGCAACAATTTGTTTAATTCTTCAGAGAATCCCAGAACAAAAACAGAGTCTTGGAAATCCAGTTCAGAAATCTAAGTGAATTGAGTTTAAGACAACATCAAAATTTATCTTTGTCTAGCTAAAATACTTGAAATACACAAAAGAATATGATATCCTCTAATTTATTCTGTCTAGTAAAAGAAACAGCATTCCTTAAAGACAACCACTGCCCACCATTCCAAAATCTGAGTTACCGATACATAAAAGTACTTTACTAAagtataaaatggaaagaattgtTAAGATGCCCAGTTTCCCTTCCTATCCTTCATCAAGCCAGATACTGCTGATAtgcaaacaaaatattaatacagTCTCCCTCCTCTTATGTATCCTCTTAGGATAATATATAGTTTAACAACATGCAGAATTAAAGGTACTTCTGTACTAGCTATTTATACTAGCAAGAGGTATTCATATCAGCAGATGAtgttatatgatttttattttttaggtatgtcttcaaaaaatcaattataaaCCACTAACAACATTATTAAAACACACAGATACCTGCCAAGACTATGATGTAGAGTACACTAGACCGTTCTTAAGAATCCAGGCAATACAAAACAGTCCAGAAAAACCCTTACCATGAGCTTTGAGCTCTCAGTGAGGAGATACGTTAATCCTTCCACACCATGCTGGACAGTGTCACTACTCACATTGAGTTTTCctgagaaagaaaagtgaaaaagagcaaataaattaCTACTGTGGTATTTATCTTgttcatatttgtatttaaaaataaacactattaggccgggcgtggtggctcacgcttgtaatcccagcactttgggaggccgaggcgggcggatcccgaggtcaggagatcgagaccacggtgaaaccccgtctctactaaaaatacaaaaaattagccgggcgtggtggcgggtgcctgtagtcccagctactcggagaggctgaggcaggagaatggcgtgaacccgggaggcggagcttgcagtgagccgagatcgcgccactgcactacagcctgggtgacagagcgagactccgtctcaaaaaaaaataaataaataaaataaaaataaacactattCATTATTACATGTTTTCAAACACTGCATGAAAAATAGTAAGTTGGCCAGAGGCTCCTGCTCCTTCTCATTCCACTCCCAGCCAAATGCCTTTGGTATTTCCCACCATGTAACCTTAACAAAACGCAGAACTGTGGAGACTAGTATCAGGTGCGTAGCCCTTCTCTTGAATACGTAGCTCCTTCAACTCTGGCAGAAGAGGAACTCGATAGGGATTGAATTAATCCCAGAGACTGCCTCTTACCCAGGGGGaaaacaacacttttttttttttttagcaaaagcGGATATCTGAACAACTAATAATGATAACCAAATACTTGCAATTTACAGTTGACCCAGCTATTCCACAGACTTtggtatatttatacaaaatacttttcagtatttctgaaagtaaggtggtattatgtatattttaccacgaGAAAACTGATTTAATAGAAGCTTTAACAATCTCACAGCTACTTAAGGGACAGGCAGGATTTGCACCCTGACTGAAGAGCTCTGCTGGTTTTATTCTACTACAATCGGAACAAGACCCTAGGAGTCGCAATAATCCCTTTCTCTCCCGGTAGACAGGGAATGGCTCACAACCGCCCTAGAAGCCTGCGGAGTCGTCCCCTTTCCCTTCTTACTGGCGGCGCCTTCGTAGATTTTTGGGTTTGCGCCGCGTCTCAGGAATTCCACAGCAATCCGCCCAAACTCGGCGACCACTGCAATGAAAGTCAGAAGGCTGTTGAGTGCCGGGCGCTGCCTTTGACCTCCTCCCCAGCCCACAGAACACCGCCCCCACGCCCGCTGACCGGCGCTATCCACTTGAGGCAGGAAGGCCAGGTGTTCCTTATGCTCCTCGGACAATTCCAGCAGCATCTTCACTGTCCTACGACTTCACCCGGCAGCGCCGACCCCGCCTTCGCCACTTCCGGCGCCCGTGTCCGGGCGCCTAGAGGCTCCGGCGTCGCAGCATCCGGAGCTTTGGGTTCCGGCCTACGAACTAACGTCTTACACTCGGACGGTCCCTGCAGCGCAGGCTGAGGTCAGAACATTCTTCCTTTTGTAAATCATCCCGCAAAAATGTAGTGAGCACCTGCTGGGTGCAAGGTGCTAGGCTCTATGGGAGATGAAAAGGTGTTTCAAATCCGACACGCCCCCTCGTGGAGCATACATTAATAATATCAATAGTTCACATTTGTTAAGCCCTAAGCGTGTCAGGAAGTGTTcttacatttattaaatacatttggAGTTCAGAagaaccctatgaggtaggttccATTATAATTTCCATTAGAGATAAGGAACTGATAGACAAGTGCAGCAACTGACACTTTTATAAAGCTAACAGTTTCCACAGAGCTTCTGTATATGTTATCTTAAATGTATCTCAGTTAATATCCTCAACAAACATGGCTTTGTTTTTACAGATAAGACACAAAGCTTCAGAGATTATGTGACAAAGCCTGTGACAGAGCTAGATGGAGAGGGTTGGATCCCTCACTTACCTGCTGCAAAGCCCATCCTTCTACATAACAGCCTGAAAGCTGAAAGCTTGTGACAAGTTTTATGAGTGATTATAAATTAGGATAAAGATAATGATGACAATGACCGATGCTTACAGGATTCAGAGcaatgctttttgtttgtttgtttgttttgtttttttacatggagtctcgctctgtcgcccaggctggagtgcagcagtggcacgatctcggctcactgcaacctctgcctcccgggttcaagcaattctcatgcctcaggctcctgggtagctggtattacaggcgcccaccaccatgtctggctaatgtttgtatttttagtagagacgggtttcaccatgttggccaggctggtcttgaactcctgacctcaagtcatccagccaacttggcctcccagagtgctggattacaggcgtgaaccaccacacctggcccagagcaatgtcttttaaaaagtgtttaggGCCTGTGATAATTTAGTTCCTTTTCCAACTCTCTTCTCACCTCCTGTGGTTCAAATATCAGAGACTCTAAAGTTGCTAATTGATAGGAATATGATTCTTCAAATCTCAACTCCTTGAAAATGGAGGgcgaggaggaagagggggaagggaagaagacTCTTCATATCTGTCTTTTCTATCTAAGGCTTGAGACAACTCTTTCTATATTCTGAGTCTCCCAGGCAGACTAAAAATTGGAAGAGTTTTTCAATTCACTTCTCTGTGTCTACTTTGTCCTTCACATCTGACTGAAATTGTTTCTTCCACTGGGGCACAGAAAGACAGGTCCTTGAACTTATTAGTTAGGTCTTGAACTAGCATTTGCAGAGAGAACACAATTTTTACTTAGACTGTGAATTGCAGATCAGCAAAAATTGCATCGTTTCCTGAAGTTGCCTTTATTCACACATTATTGAGAAAACATCCattattaaagaataattttcagAAAAGGTAAAATCATCTCTTCTACAAGTGTACAGTGAACACATGTCAAAAAATGTATTGAACTAGTTAATTAATGAGAGAATTAGTGAGATTACAGTAAAAACCAGTTTCAACTGATTCAAAAGAGGTATTCAAGAACTGTACCTATATAGGGAGTAGGAATActgaaataaatttgcaaataGACACAATAGTATGCCAATATGAAATGGCCTTTCTTGTCTGTAATCTCAGGGAATGAAGTGAGGACAGGTGAGGTGAAGGTGAGACTAGGGAGTAGCATAATGGGCTGTCTAAAGAAGGTGGTCAAGGAACCaagttaggccaggtgtggtggctgatgcctataaacccagcactttggaaggccaaggcgggagtcaacttgaggccagaaattaaagtctagcctgaccaacatggtgaaaccccatctctactaaaaatacaaaaattatccaagcatggtggcatgtacctgtagtcccagctacttggtagcccaaggcatgagaactgcttgaacctgggagacagaggttgcagtgagtaagatttgagtcactgcactccagcctgggtgacagagtgagacactgtcaaaaaaaaagaaaaaagaaagaaagaaaccaagttATATCCAAGAAAAACAGCCTGGGAGTTAAAACACCCCAGGATAATTTATAGAGTGACTTCTGCTGCCATAGGTGATATAATTGTTTAGAAAAAATTACCTGAGTGAAAATTCAAAATTCTAGATTCCAGATCTGGCTCTGACACTACCTGTATGACTTCTAATAAGTTGTTTTTATGTTATAACCATAgcctcttcatctgtaaaattggtatTTTAATACTGCCCTTCTGTGCCATGCAGGGCTGTTATGGATGCTCAGATGAACTAAtaaattcacattaaaaattgattttgatgatcaaatgaaacaataaattagAATTAAGCAAACAGcagcatttacattttataggAGCAGATTTTATGCTCCTATAAATTCACAAATAATCATCTTAAAAGCCATTCATTTAATTTAACAAACTTTATTAAGCAATTCCTTAAAGGTTCAAAGATATGCTATGCTTTGGCAATTTGTAGATGAATAAAACAATGTTCTTGCCCTCTAGGAGGTGTCAGAAAAGTGAGGGAGAAAGATAATGAAGTAATTTCAATACAGCATGATGAGTAGCAATACTTGAAGAATCAGGCTGAGAATAAATGTCCCAGCATATCCTGTGCATGTTAATACTAATGCTCTACAATTAGatttacattataaatatatacagtctTAATGTCACTTCATGCTGTCTTACTTCCAGGGTGAATGTGaacaaataataaatactcaGTATTTTTTTCAATTGATGCTGGTAGAGAACAAGGCTTCATATCAATCATCCCCTCACATTCTCTCTGCATCTTTCTATCCCCTTCCAGCTcgtatgtctttcttttctcttatattttcccatttttttctccttcttgggTATTCTAGCCCAGAATCCTTGCACAGGATATTTCCTTAGCTGTGTTTCAATGACACATAAAATATTATTACCCCCTGCAAGGAATTACAGCTCAATTCACTACACTGTCAAGAGGACAATAACGTGGTGACAAGCCTCACTCACACCAGCCACCTTCTCATGACTCTAAAGCTGGCACCAAATGTGTGAATTAGctcctgagatttaaaaaaattattttaattcattaaaaaaagtattataaatgcaaacagaaaagggtacagattttttaaatactcattgttgaattttctcaaattaaACATACCTGTTACTCCAGAACAAGAAATAGAATGTTACAACACCCCAGAATTTCTGCTGTGCCTCCTGCCAGTCACTATCATCTCTTGTTTTCTCTATAGTAAACTAATGCCTATACACATGCTGCCTTACAACATCCCTGTAGAATCATCTGTGTGTGTGAatgcgtgtgtgagtgtgtgcacgtgcatgtgtgtgtgtttgtattaacCTTTGTGCCCCAACCCAGCAATATCTAATTGGGAACTCAAAGGCATTTTTTAGAATGAGCCTTAGAGTTTAGGCCCCTCTGACTGTTTTACAAAAATCTAGC is a window encoding:
- the COMMD2 gene encoding COMM domain-containing protein 2, which encodes MLLELSEEHKEHLAFLPQVDSAVVAEFGRIAVEFLRRGANPKIYEGAARKLNVSSDTVQHGVEGLTYLLTESSKLMISELDFQDSVFVLGFSEELNKLLLQLYLDNRKEIRTILNELAPSLPSYHNLEWRLDVQLASRSLRQQIKPAVTIKLHLNQNGDHNTKILQTDPATLLHLVQQLEQALEEMKTNHCRRVVRNIK